One genomic segment of [Phormidium] sp. ETS-05 includes these proteins:
- a CDS encoding DUF3038 domain-containing protein: MKNYLNLVLLALESLADIGSQAIITTAVTLNVEAPVIAAIQNPNEVQIEPAQTEAIASICSYLAQQNQELIRRAVEAWEQLAQQNRPIDDVPLIGDYLDKFCQKYSRTLAESEGSDEQISPNQLTDLALKLLVDLLFYSSPLGFNRLCRALEST, encoded by the coding sequence ATGAAAAACTATCTTAATTTAGTTTTATTAGCCCTAGAATCCTTAGCCGATATCGGCTCCCAAGCTATTATCACCACCGCCGTAACCTTGAATGTAGAAGCACCAGTCATCGCCGCCATTCAAAACCCCAATGAAGTGCAAATCGAGCCCGCCCAAACTGAAGCGATCGCCTCCATCTGCTCCTACCTCGCCCAACAAAATCAAGAATTAATCCGCCGCGCCGTCGAAGCCTGGGAACAGCTCGCCCAGCAAAATCGACCAATTGATGATGTTCCCCTCATCGGTGACTATCTTGATAAATTTTGTCAAAAGTATAGCCGCACTTTAGCCGAGTCCGAGGGAAGCGATGAACAGATATCCCCCAATCAGTTAACCGACTTAGCCCTAAAACTCCTGGTTGATTTGCTTTTCTACAGCAGTCCATTAGGTTTTAACCGCCTTTGCCGAGCTTTGGAATCTACCTAA
- a CDS encoding antitoxin family protein — protein sequence MTASDDITYNGNIVKSPKSKIEFYLPESLKAIYHNGAFILETPYDLPEGTEVEIVIKSSQPLQPPISDPGEKQRFLKSLVERMQQNPIPLNAPRFTREMLHERR from the coding sequence TTGACAGCCAGTGATGATATTACCTATAATGGCAATATAGTAAAATCACCTAAATCAAAAATTGAGTTTTATCTGCCAGAATCCTTAAAAGCCATTTACCACAATGGTGCATTCATCCTGGAAACACCATATGATTTACCCGAAGGGACTGAGGTTGAAATTGTGATTAAATCTTCACAACCTTTGCAGCCACCAATTTCTGATCCAGGAGAAAAACAACGTTTTCTCAAATCCTTGGTTGAGCGGATGCAGCAAAATCCGATACCATTGAATGCGCCTAGGTTCACCAGGGAGATGCTCCATGAACGCCGTTGA
- a CDS encoding VOC family protein translates to MELKRLGHVAICVQDVARSAEFYQNLGMEVAWQDADWAYLKAGDDGLALLGPGYKQAGPHFGFVFADRLPMETAYEQLKTQGLPVTDIHNHRDGTASFYCKDPDGNWFEYLYEPPVTAKS, encoded by the coding sequence ATGGAGTTGAAACGACTGGGACACGTGGCGATTTGCGTGCAGGATGTGGCGCGATCGGCTGAATTTTATCAAAATTTGGGGATGGAGGTGGCTTGGCAGGATGCCGACTGGGCCTATCTGAAGGCGGGGGATGATGGTTTGGCGTTGCTCGGTCCGGGGTACAAGCAGGCGGGTCCCCATTTTGGGTTTGTGTTTGCCGATCGCCTCCCAATGGAAACCGCCTACGAGCAGCTCAAAACCCAAGGACTCCCCGTCACCGACATCCATAACCACCGGGATGGAACCGCCTCATTTTACTGCAAGGACCCGGACGGGAACTGGTTTGAGTACCTCTACGAACCCCCTGTTACTGCCAAATCCTAG
- a CDS encoding DUF4335 domain-containing protein, whose amino-acid sequence MSSFNSVQRRWTPPTCTLEISAKRNFFQWGQPLSDISFHLSFDAPQLSPEEHVMLTGNGAELEALHNAVSTYVEKILQPHPHKTVALPPNPEGDGGDQGTIPPSPKEGEGTGVRALARCGRGDGGTRGP is encoded by the coding sequence ATGTCCTCTTTTAACTCGGTTCAGCGGCGGTGGACGCCCCCCACATGCACCTTAGAAATTAGCGCCAAACGCAATTTTTTCCAGTGGGGGCAGCCTCTTAGTGACATCAGCTTTCACCTGAGTTTCGATGCTCCCCAGCTCAGCCCCGAAGAACACGTTATGCTCACAGGCAATGGCGCCGAGTTGGAAGCTCTCCACAACGCTGTCAGCACCTACGTAGAAAAAATCCTGCAACCCCATCCGCATAAAACTGTAGCCCTACCTCCAAACCCCGAGGGAGACGGGGGGGACCAGGGGACCATTCCCCCCTCTCCCAAGGAGGGAGAGGGGACGGGGGTGAGGGCTTTAGCCCGGTGTGGACGGGGGGACGGGGGGACCAGGGGACCGTAG
- the rnc gene encoding ribonuclease III — protein sequence MDNKPPIKDEKLLQQALTHRSYVNEHPEAEDNERLEFLGDAVLNFLVAELVYNRYQDMSEAQLTRLRSALVDEKQLAKFAVKLGLGEQLRLGKGAIKDGARTNPALLSDAFEAIIGAYFVDAKITAVRKYVQPMFTDVADSIVYPDNDEEEKNLIDFKNQLQQWAQEKQGENPEYYIINESGPDHAKEFTAEVRVKGKLYGVGKGKRKQDAEKRAAQKALNKLGLL from the coding sequence ATGGACAACAAACCACCAATTAAAGACGAAAAACTGCTGCAACAAGCACTGACACACCGGTCCTATGTCAACGAACACCCAGAGGCGGAAGATAACGAACGCCTGGAGTTCCTCGGGGATGCTGTGCTAAATTTTCTGGTAGCAGAGCTGGTGTATAACCGGTATCAAGATATGAGCGAAGCCCAACTGACTCGACTCCGTTCCGCCTTAGTAGATGAAAAGCAATTGGCAAAATTTGCGGTAAAACTGGGTTTGGGGGAGCAATTACGCTTGGGTAAAGGAGCGATAAAAGATGGGGCTAGAACTAATCCGGCGTTGCTTTCCGATGCTTTTGAAGCGATAATCGGCGCCTATTTTGTTGACGCGAAGATTACCGCTGTGCGCAAATACGTGCAGCCGATGTTTACGGATGTAGCCGATAGTATTGTTTATCCAGACAACGATGAGGAAGAAAAAAATTTAATCGATTTTAAAAACCAGTTACAACAATGGGCGCAGGAAAAACAAGGAGAAAACCCAGAATATTATATTATTAATGAATCTGGCCCCGACCATGCCAAGGAATTCACCGCTGAAGTGCGAGTCAAAGGAAAATTGTATGGTGTGGGGAAGGGTAAACGTAAGCAAGATGCGGAAAAACGGGCGGCACAAAAAGCCCTGAACAAGCTGGGTTTGTTGTAG
- the recJ gene encoding single-stranded-DNA-specific exonuclease RecJ, translating to MSDIEAIWEVHERVKPPEWVVKEVRRYAPDVGGDYAAQLLWQRGIRDRDDLVRFLDPNFYPSSSPFEFDWDMTWGVDRLLAAAAQGEKVAIWGDFDADGVTATAVLWDGLGQFFPQGERLIYYIPNRLKESHGLNREGIDALAAKGISLIVTCDTGSTNLDELEYAASLGIDVIVTDHHTVTEQRPPVVAIINPRYLPPEHPLATLSGVAVAYKLVEAMYLKAPQTPAQPLEELLDLVAIGLIADLVELRGDCRYLAQLGIARLQRESKQPPEQRRRPGVGFLLDFCKGSGDRPTDISFGIGPRLNAVSRIQGDASFCVELLTSRDAKRCKKLAMDTEIANGRRKALQKDAVASVKAQLKQIDLSTTSVIVLEDTSWPPGVLGLVASEVARECDRPTILLSTQTTDTEASPPETSLNLARGSARSVKGIDLYELVKNQSHLLHRFGGHPMAAGLSLPVENIPIFREGINRHLWQKLGTAGLGTPVITADLVVTVAELGNQLFRELKLLEPCGMGNPVPQLLIKNCWFENIWNKNIQDFVQKKVSYIKTDFQIKDATNQSFPGIWWGHYQDEIPPGKCDAIVELDYDNYNKRYHVRLIAVRPVVADFAENGRNTNKVDIVDLRNVGEATADLGDNFIVVNNCPESWDDLASALQAAIVEKKQLALAYNAEQKLSPEDVWRQLVGVAKYLSRTGESCTKVQLQDKLGLGRGALAVGLETLELFGFHITAVADNLHFHFSPPPQPLSPDIIAKFLAAVREEQFRRSYFYQLPSADIASLVSSRRPK from the coding sequence ATGTCTGACATAGAAGCCATTTGGGAAGTGCACGAAAGGGTGAAACCGCCAGAGTGGGTGGTGAAAGAAGTTCGCCGCTATGCGCCGGATGTGGGGGGGGATTATGCGGCGCAGTTGCTGTGGCAAAGGGGAATTAGAGATAGGGATGATTTGGTGCGGTTTTTAGACCCGAATTTTTATCCGAGTTCCAGTCCGTTTGAATTTGATTGGGATATGACTTGGGGGGTCGATCGCCTCCTCGCCGCCGCCGCTCAGGGAGAAAAAGTGGCGATTTGGGGGGATTTTGATGCCGATGGCGTCACAGCGACGGCGGTTTTATGGGATGGTTTGGGTCAGTTTTTCCCCCAGGGAGAACGGTTGATTTATTATATCCCGAATCGCCTCAAAGAATCTCACGGGTTAAACCGCGAGGGAATTGATGCTTTAGCGGCTAAGGGAATTAGTTTAATTGTCACTTGCGATACGGGTAGCACGAATTTAGATGAGCTGGAATATGCCGCTAGTTTGGGAATTGATGTGATAGTCACCGACCATCACACGGTGACAGAACAGCGTCCGCCAGTAGTGGCAATTATCAATCCTCGCTATTTGCCGCCAGAGCATCCTTTGGCTACTCTTTCTGGGGTGGCGGTGGCTTATAAGTTGGTGGAAGCGATGTATTTAAAGGCACCCCAAACGCCTGCACAACCTCTAGAAGAATTGCTGGATTTAGTGGCGATCGGCTTAATAGCCGATTTAGTGGAACTGCGGGGAGACTGTCGTTATTTGGCTCAGTTGGGAATTGCCAGACTGCAACGGGAATCAAAACAGCCACCAGAACAGCGGCGGCGTCCAGGGGTGGGATTTTTGCTGGATTTTTGCAAAGGCAGTGGCGATCGTCCCACAGATATATCCTTTGGCATCGGTCCGAGGCTCAACGCCGTCAGTCGCATCCAAGGAGACGCCTCTTTCTGCGTCGAACTGCTCACCAGTCGCGATGCCAAACGCTGCAAGAAACTGGCAATGGACACAGAAATCGCCAATGGACGCCGCAAAGCTCTGCAAAAAGACGCCGTGGCTAGCGTCAAAGCACAATTAAAACAGATAGACTTATCCACCACCAGCGTTATCGTTTTAGAAGACACATCCTGGCCCCCTGGTGTGTTAGGTTTAGTGGCATCGGAAGTGGCGCGAGAGTGCGATCGACCCACAATTTTACTTAGCACCCAAACCACAGATACAGAAGCATCCCCCCCAGAAACATCCCTCAACCTTGCCAGAGGTTCGGCGCGTTCCGTCAAAGGCATTGATTTATATGAATTAGTGAAAAATCAATCCCACTTATTGCACCGCTTTGGCGGACATCCAATGGCAGCCGGTTTGAGCCTACCAGTAGAAAATATTCCCATATTTCGGGAAGGAATTAACCGCCATTTGTGGCAAAAACTGGGAACCGCCGGTTTAGGCACACCAGTTATCACAGCCGATTTAGTCGTCACCGTAGCCGAATTAGGTAATCAGTTATTTCGGGAGCTAAAGTTATTAGAACCATGCGGAATGGGCAATCCCGTCCCCCAGTTACTCATCAAAAACTGCTGGTTTGAAAATATCTGGAATAAAAACATTCAGGATTTCGTCCAAAAGAAAGTCAGCTACATCAAAACTGACTTTCAAATTAAGGACGCCACTAATCAAAGTTTTCCCGGCATTTGGTGGGGACATTATCAAGATGAAATTCCCCCAGGAAAATGCGATGCCATTGTAGAGCTAGATTATGATAACTACAACAAACGCTATCACGTGCGCCTGATTGCTGTGCGTCCTGTAGTTGCCGATTTCGCCGAAAATGGCAGGAACACGAACAAAGTGGATATAGTTGACTTGCGGAATGTGGGTGAGGCAACTGCCGATTTAGGGGATAATTTTATTGTAGTTAATAATTGTCCAGAGAGTTGGGATGATTTAGCATCGGCTTTACAGGCAGCAATTGTCGAGAAAAAACAATTGGCTCTCGCATATAATGCCGAGCAAAAATTATCCCCAGAAGACGTATGGCGGCAATTAGTCGGAGTTGCCAAATACCTCAGCCGCACTGGGGAGAGTTGCACCAAAGTACAGCTACAAGATAAACTCGGTTTAGGTCGCGGTGCTTTAGCTGTGGGACTGGAAACTCTGGAATTATTTGGTTTCCACATTACCGCTGTTGCGGATAACCTGCATTTTCACTTTTCCCCACCCCCACAACCACTATCACCGGATATCATTGCCAAATTTCTCGCTGCGGTTCGGGAAGAGCAGTTTCGCCGCTCATATTTTTATCAGCTTCCATCGGCGGATATTGCCTCCTTGGTGAGTTCTCGCCGCCCAAAGTGA
- the chlP gene encoding geranylgeranyl reductase → MALRVAVVGGGPAGSSTAETLAKAGIETYLFERKLDNAKPCGGAIPLCMVSEFDLPPEIVDRRVRNMKMISPSNIEVDIKLTNQDEYIGMCRREVMDAFLRDRAAKLGATLINGTVHKLDIPNSDKEPYTLHYADHSDGSVTGTHKTLKVDLVVGADGANSRVAKAIDAGDYNYAIAFQERIRLPEDKMAYYQDLAEMYVGNDVSPDFYAWVFPKYDHVAVGTGTMKVNQAKIKQLQAGIRARAAKRLEGGKIIKVEAHPIPEHPRPRRVVGRVALVGDAAGYVTKSSGEGIYFAAKSGRMCGEMIVEASNNGQRIPTEADLKQYLQRWDKKYGMTYLVLDILQRVFYRSDATREAFVEMCADMDVQRLTFDSYLYKTVVPANPFIQMKITAKTIGSLLRGNALAP, encoded by the coding sequence TTGGCATTAAGGGTTGCTGTTGTGGGAGGTGGTCCAGCAGGTTCGTCCACTGCTGAGACACTGGCGAAAGCTGGTATCGAAACTTACTTGTTCGAGCGCAAGCTGGACAATGCCAAGCCTTGTGGCGGCGCTATCCCCCTGTGCATGGTGAGCGAGTTTGACTTGCCACCGGAAATCGTGGACCGGCGGGTTAGAAACATGAAGATGATCTCCCCGTCGAACATCGAGGTGGATATCAAATTAACTAATCAAGATGAGTATATCGGGATGTGCCGCCGGGAAGTCATGGATGCTTTCCTGCGCGATCGGGCGGCGAAACTCGGTGCGACCTTGATTAACGGTACTGTTCACAAGCTGGATATCCCCAACTCTGATAAAGAGCCTTACACTCTCCACTATGCGGACCATTCTGATGGTAGCGTTACTGGGACTCACAAAACCCTGAAAGTGGATTTAGTGGTAGGGGCCGATGGGGCAAATTCCCGGGTGGCCAAAGCTATTGATGCGGGAGATTATAACTACGCGATCGCCTTCCAAGAGCGGATCCGCCTCCCAGAAGACAAAATGGCCTACTACCAAGACCTAGCGGAAATGTACGTCGGTAACGACGTTTCCCCCGACTTCTACGCCTGGGTATTCCCCAAATACGACCACGTAGCCGTAGGAACTGGCACCATGAAGGTGAACCAGGCGAAAATCAAACAACTACAAGCAGGCATTCGCGCCCGCGCCGCCAAACGACTCGAAGGCGGTAAAATCATCAAAGTAGAAGCGCACCCCATCCCAGAACACCCCCGTCCTCGCCGCGTCGTGGGTCGTGTGGCTCTGGTAGGAGACGCCGCCGGTTACGTCACCAAGTCTTCTGGCGAAGGTATCTACTTCGCCGCCAAGTCTGGGCGGATGTGTGGGGAAATGATTGTAGAAGCCTCTAACAACGGTCAGCGCATCCCCACAGAAGCGGACCTGAAACAATACCTGCAGCGGTGGGATAAAAAATACGGTATGACTTATCTGGTGTTGGATATCCTCCAGCGGGTTTTCTACCGTTCCGACGCCACCCGCGAGGCATTTGTAGAGATGTGCGCCGATATGGACGTGCAACGTCTCACCTTTGACAGCTATCTCTACAAAACCGTCGTCCCAGCTAACCCCTTTATCCAGATGAAAATCACCGCCAAAACCATTGGCAGTCTGCTTCGGGGTAATGCTTTAGCTCCATAG
- a CDS encoding HNH endonuclease, whose translation MNPKRRRKKIQQLKESGFDSICYWCAKPLADDEITLDHLLPKSLGGSDAVENLRITCKSCNQSRGNSLYPPGLMPQKLMASCPSKCSHKRPKTQADNL comes from the coding sequence ATGAATCCCAAACGACGCCGTAAAAAAATACAGCAACTCAAAGAATCAGGATTTGATAGTATCTGCTATTGGTGCGCCAAGCCGCTAGCAGACGATGAAATCACTCTAGACCACTTATTGCCCAAAAGTCTAGGAGGCAGCGACGCGGTGGAAAACTTACGTATTACCTGTAAATCTTGCAATCAATCTCGTGGAAATAGCCTCTATCCACCAGGGTTGATGCCCCAAAAATTGATGGCTAGCTGTCCCAGCAAGTGTAGCCATAAGCGGCCAAAAACCCAGGCAGATAATCTGTAG
- a CDS encoding PD-(D/E)XK nuclease family protein — translation MTIVNYQRTNDKGQRTKDQGQRTNMRLSQAQLKHLETCPRKFQHIYLERLNPPPNPEQWQHLSWGSRFHKLMQQRELGLPIASLAACDPQMQAAINALEAAAPEIFSTQPPTDTFRQAEHWRSCHFQGYILTAVYDLLIADGHSARIFDWKTYPLSQKTRPLAREWQTRLYLFIMAETSDYPPEMISMTYWFVQSGGKAQSLTCTYDNAKHEETQRDLTRILKRFQGWLQDYEAGRGLFPQIPLSAAKKCLECPFALRCQRLSASNSDTIQAWDNLTNLADIQEVCL, via the coding sequence TTGACAATTGTCAATTATCAAAGGACAAATGACAAAGGACAAAGGACCAAAGACCAAGGACAAAGGACAAATATGCGTTTGTCTCAAGCACAACTCAAACACCTGGAAACCTGCCCCCGCAAGTTTCAACATATCTACTTAGAACGCCTCAACCCGCCCCCAAACCCAGAGCAGTGGCAACACCTGAGCTGGGGTAGTCGCTTTCACAAGCTGATGCAGCAGCGAGAGCTGGGTTTACCCATAGCATCCCTCGCCGCCTGTGACCCCCAAATGCAAGCTGCCATCAATGCTCTGGAGGCAGCCGCCCCGGAAATTTTCTCGACTCAGCCGCCCACCGACACCTTCCGGCAAGCGGAACACTGGCGGAGTTGCCACTTCCAAGGCTACATACTCACGGCGGTGTATGACTTGCTCATCGCCGATGGTCACTCCGCCCGCATTTTCGACTGGAAAACCTATCCCCTCTCCCAAAAAACCCGCCCTTTAGCGCGAGAGTGGCAAACGCGGCTGTATCTGTTCATCATGGCCGAAACCAGCGATTATCCCCCGGAGATGATTTCTATGACCTATTGGTTTGTCCAGTCTGGCGGGAAAGCCCAAAGCCTTACCTGCACCTACGATAATGCCAAGCACGAGGAAACTCAACGTGACTTGACCCGCATCCTGAAGCGGTTTCAAGGTTGGTTGCAGGATTATGAGGCGGGGAGGGGACTTTTTCCCCAAATTCCCTTATCTGCGGCCAAAAAGTGCCTAGAATGTCCCTTTGCCCTGCGGTGTCAGCGGCTATCTGCTTCTAATAGTGATACCATTCAGGCATGGGATAACCTGACAAATTTGGCGGATATTCAGGAAGTTTGTTTGTAA
- a CDS encoding GNAT family N-acetyltransferase, whose product MTTAHNGDVTSHSQSPVNIRDIEIDDLAPVYHLGEELFTSDLYPYLYRTWDEWEVVGLFNTDSDYCLVAEIDDDLAGFILGTIISKGSWTYGYILWLGVSPKFQRRGVAGKLVDNLVERMIEDGVRFMLVDTDPENTGAVKFFSDKGFGNVRDHIFLSVNLSKHEYYGKLITYERNKAERAGLKRASRPTTEKRSRRRNTTSESMDSP is encoded by the coding sequence ATGACTACTGCTCATAACGGTGATGTCACATCGCACAGTCAATCCCCAGTTAATATCCGGGACATAGAAATTGATGATTTAGCGCCAGTTTACCACCTAGGTGAGGAACTGTTTACCAGCGATTTATATCCCTACTTGTATCGCACTTGGGATGAGTGGGAAGTGGTGGGACTGTTCAACACCGATTCTGACTACTGTTTGGTGGCGGAAATCGATGATGATTTAGCCGGATTTATCTTGGGCACTATCATCAGCAAAGGCTCTTGGACTTATGGTTATATTCTCTGGTTGGGCGTCAGTCCCAAATTCCAGCGACGCGGTGTGGCGGGGAAATTGGTGGATAATTTGGTGGAAAGGATGATTGAGGATGGGGTACGCTTCATGCTCGTAGATACAGACCCAGAAAATACTGGCGCGGTAAAATTCTTTTCCGATAAAGGGTTTGGCAATGTGCGCGACCATATTTTTCTCTCGGTGAATTTGAGCAAGCACGAATATTATGGCAAGCTAATTACTTATGAGCGCAATAAGGCGGAAAGGGCAGGGTTAAAGCGGGCTTCGCGTCCCACCACCGAGAAGCGATCGCGTCGCCGCAACACCACCAGCGAATCTATGGACTCCCCATAG
- a CDS encoding endonuclease MutS2, which translates to MIQSETLELLEWPRLCEHLATFAATKLGAVASWQLSIPSTLDETEQLLSQTKEAYRLETSPSGGLSFEGICDISNSIERAKLQGVLSGEELLDIATTLAGVRGLRRTIDNEENLPVLTELVAPLRTYPEIEQQIHHCIDERGKVADRASVKLGEIRHKLRLSRDRIYQTLQNIMQRHGNAVQQQVITQRDDRFVIPIKASHKDAIPGIVHDASTSGATLYVEPYAISDANNQMRVLVRQEKTEEEAVRRTLTEQVGAVAEDLELLVAIATTLDLATARARYSLWLGANPPSFINLTADTRQEQITLRQLRHPLLVWQQQHEQGPAVVPVDLAIPPQIRVVAITGPNTGGKTVTLKTLGLAALMAKVGLFLPAREPVEIPWFDMVLADIGDEQSLQQSLSTFSGHIRRIGRILEQMTPASLVLLDEVGAGTDPSEGSALAIALLKYLADNACLTVATTHYGELKALKYDDARFENAAVEFDDISLSPTYRLLWGIPGRSNALTIASRLGLAPSIIDLAKSLVAPSGGAEIDRAIAGLEEQRRRQETKAKEAAALLQATEQLNRELSAAAASLEERERQLKWQKEQEVQQELDRAKAEIAKVIRQLQQGTPTGQDAQQATLALEQISQQHLPSRQKVAKPKPEYKPQLGERIRIPKLGQTAEVLEISEESEELTVRFGIMKMTVNLEDIESLDGQKPTTTPKGDSETRKRGDSETGKKGDGEPRVAVPTIRTSRNTVDIRGSRVADGEVELDRAIAAAIPTSGAVWIVHGKGTGKLRQGVHAFLAQHPQISHYELAPEKEGGSGVTIAYLK; encoded by the coding sequence TTGATTCAGTCGGAAACCCTAGAACTTCTGGAATGGCCCCGCCTATGCGAGCATTTGGCCACTTTTGCCGCCACAAAGCTGGGGGCTGTGGCATCATGGCAGTTGTCGATTCCCTCTACTCTGGACGAAACCGAGCAGTTATTATCCCAAACGAAAGAAGCCTACCGCCTGGAAACTTCACCTAGTGGCGGGTTGTCTTTTGAGGGCATCTGCGATATCTCTAATTCTATAGAACGCGCTAAACTCCAAGGTGTTCTCTCTGGTGAGGAACTGCTGGATATCGCCACTACTCTGGCTGGGGTTCGTGGTTTGCGCCGGACTATCGATAATGAGGAAAATTTACCGGTACTGACAGAGTTGGTTGCTCCTTTGCGGACTTATCCAGAAATTGAGCAGCAAATCCACCACTGTATTGATGAGCGGGGGAAAGTAGCCGATCGCGCTTCGGTGAAACTCGGCGAAATTCGCCACAAACTGCGTCTGTCCCGAGACCGAATTTACCAAACTCTGCAAAACATTATGCAGCGTCATGGTAATGCGGTGCAGCAGCAAGTCATCACCCAAAGGGACGATCGCTTTGTCATCCCCATCAAAGCCAGTCACAAAGACGCCATCCCCGGTATCGTTCACGACGCCTCCACCAGCGGCGCCACCCTCTACGTAGAACCCTACGCCATCAGCGACGCTAACAACCAAATGCGGGTGCTGGTGCGCCAAGAAAAAACCGAGGAGGAAGCCGTCCGCCGCACCCTCACCGAGCAAGTTGGCGCCGTCGCCGAAGACTTGGAGCTACTGGTAGCCATTGCCACTACCCTAGACTTAGCCACCGCTAGGGCTCGCTATAGTCTCTGGTTAGGCGCCAACCCCCCCTCATTTATTAATCTCACTGCGGACACCCGCCAAGAGCAAATCACCCTGCGACAACTGCGCCATCCCCTGTTAGTTTGGCAACAGCAACATGAACAAGGCCCCGCAGTGGTGCCAGTGGATTTAGCCATCCCTCCCCAAATTCGGGTAGTTGCCATTACCGGACCAAATACTGGCGGCAAAACTGTCACTCTCAAAACTCTGGGACTGGCGGCGCTTATGGCTAAAGTTGGTTTGTTTTTGCCCGCCCGAGAACCGGTAGAAATCCCCTGGTTTGATATGGTGTTGGCAGATATTGGTGACGAACAATCTTTGCAGCAAAGTCTATCCACTTTTTCTGGTCATATTCGCCGCATCGGACGCATTTTGGAGCAAATGACTCCGGCGAGTCTGGTATTATTAGATGAAGTGGGTGCGGGCACTGACCCATCGGAAGGTAGCGCCTTGGCTATTGCTCTACTGAAGTATCTCGCCGATAATGCTTGTCTCACAGTGGCGACTACTCACTATGGGGAATTAAAAGCGCTCAAATATGACGATGCACGGTTTGAAAATGCGGCGGTAGAATTTGATGATATCAGCTTATCTCCTACTTACCGCCTCCTCTGGGGAATTCCGGGCCGTTCTAATGCTTTGACTATTGCTAGTCGCTTGGGTTTGGCGCCGTCTATTATTGATTTGGCTAAAAGTTTGGTAGCGCCTTCCGGTGGGGCGGAAATTGACCGGGCGATCGCTGGGTTAGAAGAACAGCGGCGGCGACAAGAAACCAAAGCTAAAGAAGCCGCCGCCCTCCTCCAAGCCACGGAACAGCTCAACCGAGAACTATCCGCCGCTGCTGCATCTTTGGAAGAGCGGGAACGTCAGCTCAAGTGGCAAAAAGAGCAGGAAGTACAGCAAGAACTCGATCGGGCAAAAGCCGAAATTGCCAAAGTTATCCGCCAGCTCCAACAAGGAACTCCCACGGGTCAAGATGCACAGCAAGCAACTCTGGCTCTAGAGCAAATCTCCCAGCAACATCTCCCCTCCCGCCAGAAAGTTGCCAAACCGAAACCGGAATATAAACCACAACTGGGAGAGCGCATCCGCATCCCCAAACTGGGGCAAACTGCAGAAGTGCTGGAAATCTCGGAAGAGTCAGAAGAGCTGACAGTCCGGTTTGGGATTATGAAAATGACCGTTAATTTAGAGGATATCGAATCTCTCGACGGTCAAAAACCAACTACTACACCGAAGGGAGACTCGGAGACTCGGAAACGGGGAGACTCGGAAACAGGGAAAAAGGGAGATGGAGAGCCTCGGGTCGCGGTTCCTACCATCCGCACTTCTCGGAATACGGTGGATATCCGAGGGAGTCGGGTGGCGGATGGGGAGGTGGAACTCGATCGGGCGATCGCCGCTGCTATCCCCACCAGTGGCGCCGTCTGGATAGTTCACGGCAAAGGTACGGGCAAACTCCGCCAAGGAGTTCACGCTTTCTTAGCGCAACATCCCCAAATCAGTCATTATGAATTAGCACCGGAAAAAGAAGGAGGCAGCGGTGTGACGATCGCCTATCTCAAATAA